One segment of Anopheles stephensi strain Indian chromosome 3, UCI_ANSTEP_V1.0, whole genome shotgun sequence DNA contains the following:
- the LOC118513852 gene encoding mitochondrial Rho GTPase isoform X1, protein MVAWMVSHKRHVRILLVGDQGVGKTSLILSLVSEEFPEDVPLKAEEITIPADVTPEQVPTNIVDYSAAEQTDEALAEEIRKAHVVCIVYSVDSEETLDGITERWLPMVQKCSEMERKPVVLVGNKIDLVDYSTIDHVLTIMEDYPEVESCVECSAKTLHNISEMFYYAQKAVLHPTAPLYIMEEQDLTEACKKALVRIFKVCDIDGDGLLNDYELNHFQRRCFNAPLQPQVLDEVKAVLMKNTPDGIRDDSVTLSGFLFLHCLFIQRGRNETTWAVLRRFGYNESLTMSDEYLHPPVKIPPGSSTELSHRGQQFLVSLFERSDRDGDGALSPVEFQKLFSACPSPPFSTDIKRTIPTNENGWPTLHGWLCRWSLMTLVDVNKTLEYLAYLGFNVHENESQLAAIHVTRERRIDLAKKQNSRTVYMCHVIGAKEAAKTTFCRAFLAQDMKRLTERDIRHSNRYAINTVQVYGQEKYLVLRDVDARLVLDPLQPSEVNCDVACLVYDVGNPKSFEYIARIYIKYFAESKIPVLIVGTKADLEEVRQDYLLQPPDFCHKYKLLQPQFFSVKHNKKDIYTKLATMAAFPRFQAAWILFYKHRLVQLWETTHLKQFGLMSSDPLLWWKAGLGLAAATIVGFFVVKAFHGPGSTATR, encoded by the exons ATGGTTGCCTGGATGGTGTCCCACAAGCGGCACGTCCGGATACTGCTGGTAGGCGATCAGGGTGTCGGCAAGACGTCCCTCATCCTTTCCCTCGTTAGCGAAGAGTTCCCGGAGGATGTACCGCTGAAGGCGGAAGAAATCACCATACCGGCGGATGTGACGCCCGAACAGGTTCCCACCAACATAGTCGACTATTCTG CGGCCGAACAAACGGATGAAGCACTCGCAGAAGAAATTCGCAAGGCACACGTCGTCTGCATCGTTTACTCGGTGGACAGTGAGGAAACGCTGGATGGCATCACCGAACGATGGCTACCGATGGTGCAAAAGTGTTCCGAGATGGAGCGGAAGCCGGTGGTGCTCGTAGGCAACAAGATCGACCTGGTCGATTATTCTACTATCGAT CACGTCCTAACAATCATGGAAGATTACCCGGAAGTCGAGAGTTGTGTGGAATGTTCCGCCAAAACGCTGCACAACATTTCCGAGATGTTTTACTACGCGCAGAAGGCAGTTCTGCATCCAACCGCACCGCTGTACATAATGGAAGAGCAAGAT CTAACCGAAGCTTGTAAAAAGGCACTCGTACGTATCTTCAAAGTGTGCGACATCGACGGCGATGGGCTGCTGAATGACTACGAGCTAAATCACTTCCAGCGCCGCTGCTTCAATGCACCGCTCCAGCCGCAGGTGCTGGACGAGGTGAAGGCGGTGCTCATGAAGAACACACCGGACGGCATCCGGGACGATTCGGTCACGCTCAGCGGCTTTCTCTTCCTGCACTGTCTGTTCATACAACGCGGCCGGAACGAAACGACCTGGGCCGTACTGCGCCGGTTCGGGTACAACGAAAGCCTAACGATGAGCGACGAATACTTACACCCGCCGGTAAAGATCCCTCCGGGCAGCAGCACCGAACTGTCGCACCGTGGCCAACAGTTTCTGGTGTCGCTGTTCGAGCGTAGCGATCGCGACGGTGACGGCGCACTGTCACCGGTCGAGTTCCAGAAGCTGTTCAGCGCCTGCCCCAGCCCACCGTTCTCCACCGACATCAAGCGCACGATACCGACGAACGAGAACGGGTGGCCCACGCTGCACGGCTGGCTTTGTCGCTGGAGCCTTATGACGCTGGTCGATGTGAACAAAACGCTCGAATACCTTGCCTATCTGGGTTTTAACGTGCACGAGAACGAATCACAGCTGGCGGCGATTCACGTCACGCGCGAACGGCGGATCGATCTggcgaaaaagcaaaacagtcGCACCGTGTACATGTGCCACGTGATCGGTGCGAAGGAAGCGGCCAAAACGACCTTCTGCCGTGCGTTCCTAGCGCAGGACATGAAGCGGCTTACCGAGCGGGACATTCGCCACAGCAATCGGTACGCGATCAACACGGTGCAGGTGTACGGGCAGGAGAAGTATCTGGTGCTGCGGGACGTCGATGCGCGGCTCGTGCTGGATCCGCTGCAGCCGAGCGAGGTGAACTGTGACGTTGCGTGTCTGGTGTACGACGTCGGCAACCCGAAATCGTTCGAGTACATCGCCCGGATATACATCAAGTACTTTGCGGAGAGCAAGATTCCGGTGCTGATCGTCGGCACCAAGGCGGACCTGGAGGAGGTCCGGCAGGACTATCTGCTGCAGCCGCCCGACTTTTGCCACAAGTACAAACTGCTGCAGCCCCAGTTCTTTAGCGTGAAGCACAACAAGAAAGACATCTACACCAAGCTGGCAACGATGGCGGCTTTTCC TCGATTTCAAGCAGCGTGGATACTGTTTTATAAGCATAGATTGGTACAACTGTGGGAAACAAC CCATCTGAAGCAATTCGGGCTTATGTCGAGCGATCCGCTGCTCTGGTGGAAGGCTGGTCTCGGCCTAGCAGCGGCAACGATTGTCGGCTTTTTCGTCGTGAAAGCGTTCCACGGTCCTGGTTCGACTGCAACACGATGA
- the LOC118513852 gene encoding mitochondrial Rho GTPase isoform X2 — MVAWMVSHKRHVRILLVGDQGVGKTSLILSLVSEEFPEDVPLKAEEITIPADVTPEQVPTNIVDYSAAEQTDEALAEEIRKAHVVCIVYSVDSEETLDGITERWLPMVQKCSEMERKPVVLVGNKIDLVDYSTIDHVLTIMEDYPEVESCVECSAKTLHNISEMFYYAQKAVLHPTAPLYIMEEQDLTEACKKALVRIFKVCDIDGDGLLNDYELNHFQRRCFNAPLQPQVLDEVKAVLMKNTPDGIRDDSVTLSGFLFLHCLFIQRGRNETTWAVLRRFGYNESLTMSDEYLHPPVKIPPGSSTELSHRGQQFLVSLFERSDRDGDGALSPVEFQKLFSACPSPPFSTDIKRTIPTNENGWPTLHGWLCRWSLMTLVDVNKTLEYLAYLGFNVHENESQLAAIHVTRERRIDLAKKQNSRTVYMCHVIGAKEAAKTTFCRAFLAQDMKRLTERDIRHSNRYAINTVQVYGQEKYLVLRDVDARLVLDPLQPSEVNCDVACLVYDVGNPKSFEYIARIYIKYFAESKIPVLIVGTKADLEEVRQDYLLQPPDFCHKYKLLQPQFFSVKHNKKDIYTKLATMAAFPHLKQFGLMSSDPLLWWKAGLGLAAATIVGFFVVKAFHGPGSTATR, encoded by the exons ATGGTTGCCTGGATGGTGTCCCACAAGCGGCACGTCCGGATACTGCTGGTAGGCGATCAGGGTGTCGGCAAGACGTCCCTCATCCTTTCCCTCGTTAGCGAAGAGTTCCCGGAGGATGTACCGCTGAAGGCGGAAGAAATCACCATACCGGCGGATGTGACGCCCGAACAGGTTCCCACCAACATAGTCGACTATTCTG CGGCCGAACAAACGGATGAAGCACTCGCAGAAGAAATTCGCAAGGCACACGTCGTCTGCATCGTTTACTCGGTGGACAGTGAGGAAACGCTGGATGGCATCACCGAACGATGGCTACCGATGGTGCAAAAGTGTTCCGAGATGGAGCGGAAGCCGGTGGTGCTCGTAGGCAACAAGATCGACCTGGTCGATTATTCTACTATCGAT CACGTCCTAACAATCATGGAAGATTACCCGGAAGTCGAGAGTTGTGTGGAATGTTCCGCCAAAACGCTGCACAACATTTCCGAGATGTTTTACTACGCGCAGAAGGCAGTTCTGCATCCAACCGCACCGCTGTACATAATGGAAGAGCAAGAT CTAACCGAAGCTTGTAAAAAGGCACTCGTACGTATCTTCAAAGTGTGCGACATCGACGGCGATGGGCTGCTGAATGACTACGAGCTAAATCACTTCCAGCGCCGCTGCTTCAATGCACCGCTCCAGCCGCAGGTGCTGGACGAGGTGAAGGCGGTGCTCATGAAGAACACACCGGACGGCATCCGGGACGATTCGGTCACGCTCAGCGGCTTTCTCTTCCTGCACTGTCTGTTCATACAACGCGGCCGGAACGAAACGACCTGGGCCGTACTGCGCCGGTTCGGGTACAACGAAAGCCTAACGATGAGCGACGAATACTTACACCCGCCGGTAAAGATCCCTCCGGGCAGCAGCACCGAACTGTCGCACCGTGGCCAACAGTTTCTGGTGTCGCTGTTCGAGCGTAGCGATCGCGACGGTGACGGCGCACTGTCACCGGTCGAGTTCCAGAAGCTGTTCAGCGCCTGCCCCAGCCCACCGTTCTCCACCGACATCAAGCGCACGATACCGACGAACGAGAACGGGTGGCCCACGCTGCACGGCTGGCTTTGTCGCTGGAGCCTTATGACGCTGGTCGATGTGAACAAAACGCTCGAATACCTTGCCTATCTGGGTTTTAACGTGCACGAGAACGAATCACAGCTGGCGGCGATTCACGTCACGCGCGAACGGCGGATCGATCTggcgaaaaagcaaaacagtcGCACCGTGTACATGTGCCACGTGATCGGTGCGAAGGAAGCGGCCAAAACGACCTTCTGCCGTGCGTTCCTAGCGCAGGACATGAAGCGGCTTACCGAGCGGGACATTCGCCACAGCAATCGGTACGCGATCAACACGGTGCAGGTGTACGGGCAGGAGAAGTATCTGGTGCTGCGGGACGTCGATGCGCGGCTCGTGCTGGATCCGCTGCAGCCGAGCGAGGTGAACTGTGACGTTGCGTGTCTGGTGTACGACGTCGGCAACCCGAAATCGTTCGAGTACATCGCCCGGATATACATCAAGTACTTTGCGGAGAGCAAGATTCCGGTGCTGATCGTCGGCACCAAGGCGGACCTGGAGGAGGTCCGGCAGGACTATCTGCTGCAGCCGCCCGACTTTTGCCACAAGTACAAACTGCTGCAGCCCCAGTTCTTTAGCGTGAAGCACAACAAGAAAGACATCTACACCAAGCTGGCAACGATGGCGGCTTTTCC CCATCTGAAGCAATTCGGGCTTATGTCGAGCGATCCGCTGCTCTGGTGGAAGGCTGGTCTCGGCCTAGCAGCGGCAACGATTGTCGGCTTTTTCGTCGTGAAAGCGTTCCACGGTCCTGGTTCGACTGCAACACGATGA
- the LOC118513851 gene encoding nuclear receptor-binding protein encodes MPGSRSSNNDTEHNRSPRESGEDSEDESEILEESPCGRWLKRKEEVEQRDVPGIDCAHLAMDTEEGVEVVWNEVQFSERKNFKSQEEKIQLVFENLTQLEHPNIVKFHRYWTDTHNDKPRVIFITEYMSSGSLKQFLKRTKKNVKKLPLQAWKRWCTQILSALSYLHSCSPPVIHGNLTCDTIFIQHNGLVKIGSVAPDAIHHHVKTCRDNMKNMHFIAPEYGSAASTTAIDVYSFGICALEMAALEIQGNGDSGTLVTDEHIKRTVESLEDAQQKDFINKCLSHDPAKRPSARELLFHPLLFEVHALKLLAAHCLVNTSSNYDEMLQKLYKPDVVYAEIRRANDVFKYHLGDVIATEKLEKFVEDVKYGIYPLTAFSAQKPPASRPRAISPETAESVKSATPEPLDIETRRVVNMICSVKPREENCELFMTILLRMDDKMNRQLTCPISPDDSAVTLSHELVHLGFIHEIDRERIATMIEETLRNHQQKLHNANAKVQSTTALTTSGSVTGDIGVAIGSMSNPLTGGGTSAGSSLAGSKSNHLHHHVPVHSASLERGWKVADTESSSILSTMPAIMETSGISVNSMMDGALFSGHLDDAEEARENDEELEALERMVELRRFSRADYTPPTVAPNDHREELLENNPSGNGSPAAAYHHQQQQYGGRPVGTDESAVDPAAANPISTNSTSTGGSVPDDAEPTQPSSEMSVPYEATDNEYND; translated from the exons GTCGAACAGCGCGATGTTCCCGGTATCGACTGTGCCCATTTGGCGATGGATACCGAGGAAGGTGTCGAAGTCGTCTGGAACGAGGTGCAGTTTTCCGAGCGGAAAAACTTCAAatcacaagaagaaaaaatacaacTAGTATTCGAAAACCTAACACAGTTAGAGCACCCAAACATAGTCAAATTTCACCGTTACTGGACGGACACGCATAACGATAAGCCTAGG GTAATATTTATAACGGAATACATGTCCTCTGGTTCCCTGAAGCAGTTTCTGAAGCGTACCAAGAAAAACGTCAAAAAGCTACCACTGCAGGCATGGAAGAGGTGGTGTACTCAAATTTTATCTGCACTTAG TTATTTGCATTCCTGTTCGCCGCCAGTAATTCACGGCAACTTAACCTGTGATACCATATTTATTCAGCATAATGGTCTAGTTAAAATTGGTAGTGTAGCTCCAGATGCCATTCATCATCATGTAAAAACGTGTAGGGataatatgaaaaatatgcaTTTTATAGCACCGGAATATGGAT CGGCCGCATCGACGACAGCCATAGATGTTTACTCGTTCGGCATATGTGCACTGGAGATGGCGGCACTGGAAATCCAAGGGAACGGTGACTCGGGTACGCTAGTCACGGATGAGCATATAAAGCGCACTGTCGAGAGTCTTGAGGATGCGCAGCAGAAAGACTTCATCAATAAGTGCCTCAGTCATGACCCTGCCAAAAGGCCTAGCGCTAGAGAATTACTATTTCATCCGCTGCTGTTCGAAGTGCACGCACTGAAGCTACTCGCCGCCCACTGTCTAGTGAATACCTCAT CaaactatgacgaaatgctgcAAAAGCTCTACAAACCGGACGTCGTCTATGCGGAGATTCGGCGCGCCAACGATGTCTTCAAGTACCATCTCGGTGATGTCATTGCCAcggaaaagctggaaaagTTTGTAGAGGACGTAAA GTACGGCATTTATCCACTGACTGCCTTTTCGGCACAAAAACCACCCGCTTCCCGACCCCGAGCAATATCGCCCGAAACAGCAGAATCGGTCAAATCGGCCACCCCGGAACCGTTAGATATTGAAACAAGGAGAGTTGTGAATATGATATGTAGTGTTAAGCCGCGCGAAGAAAATTGTGAATTATTT ATGACAATATTATTAAGGATGGATGATAAGATGAACCGTCAGTTAACATGTCCCATCTCGCCGGACGACTCTGCAGTGACGCTTTCGCACGAGCTAGTACATTTAGGATTTATTCACGAA ATCGATCGCGAACGAATTGCTACAATGATAGAGGAAACGTTGCGCAACCACCAGCAAAAGCTGCACAACGCTAATGCGAAGGTGCAGTCCACCACTGCACTGACCACGTCCGGTTCGGTTACGGGCGACATTGGCGTGGCCATCGGGTCGATGTCGAACCCGCTGACCGGTGGCGGTACGTCGGCCGGATCATCGCTCGCCGGCAGCAAATCCAATCACCTGCATCATCATGTTCCTGTACACTCGGCCA GTTTGGAGCGTGGCTGGAAGGTAGCGGACACCGAATCCTCCTCCATCCTCTCGACGATGCCGGCCATCATGGAAACGTCCGGCATCAGCGTAAACAGCATGATGGACGGGGCCCTGTTCTCCGGTCATCTCGACGACGCCGAAGAGGCGCGGGAAAACGACGAAGAGCTGGAAGCGCTGGAACGTATGGTGGAGCTACGTCGCTTTAGCCGGGCGGATTACACACCGCCAACCGTTGCGCCGAACGACCACCGGGAGGAGTTGCTCGAAAACAATCCATCCGGAAATGgttctccagcagcagcatatcatcatcaacagcagcagtacggtgGGCGTCCGGTGGGGACGGACGAGAGTGCGGTGGATCCTGCCGCGGCGAACCCGATTTCAACCAACTCTACTTCCACCGGTGGCAGCGTCCCAGATGATGCCGAACCAACTCAACCTTCTAGTGAAATGTCCGTACCGTATGAGGCTACCGATAATGAGTATAATGATTAA